Proteins from a genomic interval of Caldicellulosiruptor diazotrophicus:
- the nadB gene encoding L-aspartate oxidase, protein MAEFKRFCIEFDSGSDEVLNFDVVIIGTGVAGLYTAVNLDKRLKTALVTKETMQVSNTNLAQGGIAAPLSHDDSPDIHYMDTIKAGSGLCDLHMVRILVDEAIENINILLKMNIPFDLDDEGEIILGQEGAHSRRRIIHASGDATGRIVSEHLGHVVKSYENVTIFENAFLVDILTDENNTAIGVLLKIKNKNVILFAKNIVLASGGYGYLYKYTTNPEVTTGDGCAAAIRCGAKVVDMELVQFHPTVLYHKVNKSFLISEAVRGEGGLLYNIFGERFMPQYHPLAELAPRDIVSRSIYFELQRTGSENVFLDITHLDANFIRKRFPNIYKKCLELGIDITKERIPVAPAQHYSMGGVLSDEFGRTTVENLFVCGEAAGTRVHGANRLASNSLLEGLVFGRRIAQYINGRSQKNVKYIAICHRSLSKKDFDLNVATEIEGLRSKMSEHAGIVRTKEGLEKLIDYIVSRLEILNTMKLSTQKEIEYYNMLMIGYILANAALMRKESRGSHYRKDFPYQDDANWKKHLVYSNIYGWEEIF, encoded by the coding sequence AGGTTTTGTATTGAATTTGACTCTGGTAGTGATGAAGTATTAAATTTTGATGTAGTGATTATTGGAACAGGTGTTGCAGGGCTATACACTGCAGTCAATCTTGACAAAAGACTAAAAACTGCTCTTGTAACAAAAGAAACCATGCAGGTTAGCAATACCAATTTAGCCCAAGGCGGGATTGCAGCGCCACTCAGCCATGATGACAGCCCTGACATACACTACATGGACACGATAAAAGCAGGCAGTGGTCTTTGTGATTTGCACATGGTAAGAATTTTGGTTGACGAGGCTATTGAAAATATAAACATTTTGCTTAAGATGAATATTCCATTTGATTTAGATGACGAAGGGGAGATTATTTTAGGTCAGGAAGGAGCACACAGCCGAAGAAGAATAATTCATGCAAGTGGAGATGCAACAGGAAGAATTGTGTCTGAGCATTTAGGACATGTAGTAAAGTCGTATGAAAATGTTACAATATTTGAAAATGCTTTTCTGGTTGATATACTCACCGATGAGAATAACACTGCTATAGGAGTTTTACTAAAGATAAAGAATAAGAATGTCATTTTATTTGCAAAAAACATTGTTCTGGCATCTGGTGGCTATGGATATTTATACAAATACACAACAAACCCTGAGGTGACAACAGGTGATGGCTGTGCTGCAGCAATAAGGTGTGGAGCAAAGGTTGTTGATATGGAACTTGTGCAGTTTCATCCTACAGTGCTTTATCATAAAGTAAACAAAAGTTTTTTGATATCAGAGGCAGTAAGAGGAGAAGGTGGCCTTCTTTACAATATTTTTGGTGAAAGATTTATGCCCCAGTACCATCCTCTTGCAGAGCTTGCACCAAGAGATATTGTTTCTCGTAGCATATACTTTGAGCTGCAAAGGACAGGTTCTGAAAACGTATTTCTCGATATTACTCATCTTGATGCTAACTTTATAAGAAAGAGATTTCCTAATATATATAAAAAATGTTTGGAACTTGGCATTGATATTACAAAAGAAAGAATTCCTGTTGCACCTGCGCAGCATTATAGTATGGGTGGCGTGCTTTCTGACGAGTTTGGCAGAACCACTGTAGAAAACCTTTTTGTATGTGGTGAGGCAGCAGGGACACGTGTTCATGGAGCAAACAGGCTTGCATCAAATTCACTTTTAGAAGGTCTTGTTTTTGGAAGAAGAATAGCTCAATATATCAATGGCAGGTCACAAAAAAATGTAAAATATATAGCAATCTGCCATAGAAGTTTGAGTAAAAAGGATTTTGATTTGAACGTAGCTACCGAGATTGAAGGTTTGAGAAGTAAAATGAGTGAGCATGCAGGGATTGTGCGAACAAAAGAAGGGCTTGAAAAATTGATAGATTACATTGTCTCAAGGTTAGAAATATTGAATACAATGAAACTCAGCACACAAAAAGAGATAGAATATTATAACATGCTCATGATAGGATATATTCTGGCAAATGCAGCGCTGATGAGAAAAGAAAGCAGAGGTTCTCATTACAGAAAAGATTTCCCGTACCAGGACGATGCTAACTGGAAGAAGCATTTGGTATACTCAAACATTTATGGATGGGAGGAAATATTTTAA